The Populus trichocarpa isolate Nisqually-1 chromosome 2, P.trichocarpa_v4.1, whole genome shotgun sequence genome has a window encoding:
- the LOC7457411 gene encoding aluminum-activated malate transporter 10 codes for MVMGNRAPNKLEWRINVRNGTSEILQPKTGLVHRVWSWLKGLLGEFMLKIWNFLEKARNIAVAEPKKVIHCLKVGVTLTIVSLFYYMRPLYEGVGGNAMWAIMTVVVVFEYTVGATLYKCINRAIGTFLAGSLGVGVHWAASHSGDKLEPIILGISVFLLASAATFSRFIPSVKARFDYGVLIFILTFSLVSVSGYRVDKLIDVARQRLSTIAIGASLCVLMCMLFYPIWAGKELHNLIHRNLEKLADALDGCTAEYFTDSSAGDSWKKIGGYKCVLNSKAAEDSMAGFARWEPAHGRFNFRHPWKQYLKVGASLRSCAYCIETLDGCLNSEIKAPELLRRHLSDACITLSSSASFVLKELATTVKTMRKSSEIDFSIGEMQFAVLKLENAMKSLPNHLVATPSSTSDGDAKAEPIRKTTTPSSVMDILPLATLVSMLTETAARIKEIADEVNELAKLAAFKPPNTKKASQSQSSNQVDEPSNNEERTKGLG; via the exons ATGGTGATGGGAAATAGAGCTCCAAACAAACTGGAATGGAGGATAAATGTACGTAATGGGACATCAGAGATACTACAGCCTAAGACTGGTTTAGTCCACAGAGTCTGGTCATGGTTGAAGGGTCTGCTGGGAGAATTCATGTTGaaaatttggaattttttggaGAAGGCTAGGAACATAGCGGTTGCTGAGCCTAAAAAGGTTATCCATTGTCTCAAAGTAGGGGTGACACTAACTATCGTGTCACTCTTCTACTATATGAGGCCTTTGTATGAAGGCGTTGGAGGGAATGCTATGTGGGCGATTATGACAGTTGTGGTAGTTTTTGAATACACTGTGG GGGCAACACTATATAAATGTATTAACAGAGCAATAGGCACTTTCCTTGCTGGTTCACTTGGCGTTGGCGTTCATTGGGCTGCAAGTCACTCTGGAGATAAACTCGAGCCCATAATTCTTGGAATCTCAGTTTTCCTTCTTG CTTCAGCAGCAACCTTTTCGCGGTTTATACCATCCGTTAAAGCCCGATTTGATTATGGTGTTTTGATTTTCATCCTGACCTTTAGCTTAGTGTCCGTTTCTGGTTATCGCGTGGATAAATTGATTGATGTTGCACGTCAGAGGTTGTCCACAATTGCTATTGGGGCCTCCCTTTGCGTTCTCATGTGCATGTTATTCTACCCAATCTGGGCTGGCAAAGAGCTTCACAATTTGATTCATCGTAACCTGGAAAAGCTTGCTGATGCATTAGATG GATGTACTGCTGAGTACTTTACAGACAGCAGTGCTGGAGATTCTTGGAAGAAAATTGGAGGCTATAAATGTGTTCTTAATTCAAAGGCAGCTGAAGATTCTATG GCTGGCTTTGCAAGATGGGAGCCTGCACATGGTCGATTCAACTTCCGGCATCCATGGAAGCAGTACCTAAAGGTCGGGGCGTCGCTGCGAAGCTGCGCATATTGCATTGAAACTCTCGATGGTTGCCTAAACTCAGAAATTAAG GCACCTGAGCTTCTAAGGAGGCATCTCAGTGATGCCTGCATCACATTGAGCTCCTCTGCTTCGTTTGTCTTGAAAGAATTGGCTACTACAGTTAAGACCATGAGAAAATCATCAGAAATAGACTTCTCAATTGGAGAGATGCAATTTGCAGTACTAAAACTTGAAAACGCCATGAAATCTCTTCCTAACCACCTTGTTGCCACACCATCCTCAACATCGGATGGAGATGCCAAAGCAGAGCCTATCAGAAAAACCACTACACCATCATCTGTCATGGACATTCTTCCACTAGCAACACTGGTATCTATGCTAACAGAAACGgcagcaagaatcaaagaaattGCTGATGAAGTCAATGAGCTTGCAAAGCTTGCAGCTTTCAAGCCTCCTAACACCAAAAAGGCTAGCCAAAGCCAATCCAGCAACCAAGTTGACGAGCCATCAAACAATGAAGAACGCACCAAAGGTCTGGGATAA
- the LOC7457412 gene encoding protein LEAD-SENSITIVE 1, with protein MGFLSHRVERSEIKPGDHIYSYRAVFTYSHHGIFVGGSKVVHFTPRQIANSSSDTSSDFYNSMSSIPSSCETFPDCGFRQLDSGVVLSCLDCFLKKGSLYCFEYGVPPTVFLAKVRGGTCTTAASDPPETVIHRAMYLLQNGFGNYDVFQNNCEDFAMYCKTGLLVMDRLGVGRSGQASTVIGAPLAAILSSPLNLLIPSPVGVATVTAGMFCMSRYATDIGVRSDVIKVAVEDLAMKLSWAGPLEEVPEDDDASGAMIAR; from the exons atggGTTTCCTTAGTCATAGAGTGGAGAGAAGTGAAATCAAACCAGGAGATCATATCTATTCTTACAGAGCTGTTTTCACTTACTCTCACCATG GCATCTTTGTTGGTGGAAGCAAGGTGGTCCATTTTACTCCCAGGCAGATTGCAAATTCAAGCTCTGATACATCTTCTGACTTCTATAATTCAATGTCAAGCATTCCATCATCCTGTGAAACCTTTCCTGACTGTGGATTCCGACAACTTGATAGTGGTGTAGTCCTCTCATGCCTGGACTGCTTCCTCAAAAAAGGATCTCTTTACTGCTTTGAGTATGGGGTGCCTCCTACAGTTTTTCTTGCAAAAGTACGTGGAGGCACGTGCACCACTGCAGCATCTGACCCCCCAGAAACTGTTATCCACAGAGCAATGTATCTTCTTCAAAATGGATTTGGCAATTACGACGTGTTTCAGAACAACTGCGAGGATTTTGCAATGTACTGCAAGACAGGTCTTCTGGTAATGGACAGGCTGGGGGTTGGAAGAAGTGGTCAAGCTTCTACTGTTATTGGTGCTCCATTGGCTgcaattctttcatctccttTAAACTTGTTAATACCTAGCCCTGTTGGTGTTGCTACGGTAACAGCTGGAATGTTCTGCATGAGCAGATATGCTACTGATATAGGTGTCCGTAGTGATGTAATCAAGGTGGCTGTGGAAGACTTGGCTATGAAACTGAGCTGGGCTGGCCCTTTGGAGGAAGTACCTGAAGATGATGATGCTTCTGGTGCGATGATTGCCAGGTGA